Proteins from a single region of Salvia miltiorrhiza cultivar Shanhuang (shh) unplaced genomic scaffold, IMPLAD_Smil_shh original_scaffold_305, whole genome shotgun sequence:
- the LOC131004017 gene encoding probable glucan 1,3-beta-glucosidase A isoform X1: MEIALCKWGFLFLLCLGLSFSVGFSVEGLHGNSRVRGVNLGGWLVIEGWIKPSLFDDIPNSDMLDGTEVQLKSVSGNKYVSADNGGGGAVVVDKDIPLAWETFRLWRVSESIFQFRTSGGQFLTCNGDGGNVTATAELPSDTETFYLERNNDNRIHIKLKTGMYLQASNTNQLTADYPGTPGWDDNAATFELIISANNLHGDYQFANGYGHEKAEEVYKRHRNNFITVEDFNFLYRHGINTVRIPVGWWIAYDPIPPPPFIGGSLQALDNAFSWALEYNIKCIIDLHAAPGSQNGMEHSSSRDGTTGWPTSSDYISQTLNVIDFIASRYAKHPSLLGIELLNEPSAASVPLETLASYYKQGHKIVRKYSSTAYVIFCQRIGNADPLELYQAKLGDANTVIDLHYYNLFDTFFVNMSSIDNIQYIYKSRETQLQALNGANGPLVFIGEWVNEWNVNGSQTDYQDFGQAQLEVYNAASFGWAYWTLKNDRKHWDFEWNVRNNYLQLQLGCSSCRRSWSYAMFLGLACSFYFIYGA, from the exons ATGGAGATAGCTCTCTGCAAATGGGGTTTCTTGTTTCTTCTGTGTTTAGGCCTCTCATTTTCAGTTGGATTTTCAG TTGAGGGACTCCATGGTAATTCAAGAGTACGAGGAGTGAATTTAGGTGGATGGTTGGTGATTGAGGGTTGGATTAAACCTTCTCTGTTTGATGATATTCCCAACAGTGACATGCTt GATGGAACAGAGGTCCAACTGAAATCAGTGAGTGGGAACAAATACGTTTCCGCTGACAATGGCGGGGGAGGGGCCGTCGTGGTTGACAAAGATATTCCTCTTGCTTGGGAGACATTTCGG TTGTGGAGAGTTTCCGAGTCAATATTCCAATTCCGCACTTCTGGAGGCCAGTTTCTAACCTGCAATGGAGATGGGGGCAATGTTACTGCTACAGCAGAGTTACCATCTGATACAGAAACTTTTTACTTGGAAAGAAATAACGACAACCGAATTCACATCAAACTCAAGACTGGAATGTATTTGCAG GCTTCAAATACCAACCAGCTCACAGCGGACTATCCAGGGACACCAGGATGGGATGATAATGCTGCAACATTTGAATTGATAATTTCAGCAAATAATTTGCATGGAGACTACCAGTTTGCTAATGGCTATGGTCATGAAAAGGCAGAAGAAGTTTACAAG AGGCACAGGAACAATTTTATCACTGTAGAAGATTTCAATTTTCTCTATAGGCATGGAATCAATACTGTGAGAATACCAGTTGGCTGGTGGATAGCTTATGATCCCATTCCTCCACCTCCTTTTATAGGTGGAAGTTTGCAAGCACTCGACAATGCATTTTCGTGGGCACT AGAGTACAACATAAAGTGCATAATTGACCTTCATGCTGCACCAGGCTCCCAGAACGGGATGGAACACAGTTCTAGTAGAGATGGGACGACGGGCTGGCCAACATCATCTGATTATATCTCACAAACTCTAAATGTGATAGATTTTATTGCTTCGAG GTATGCGAAGCATCCTTCGTTGCTGGGGATTGAGCTATTAAATGAACCATCTGCCGCCTCAGTTCCACTCGAAACCCTAGCCTCATATTATAAACAAGGACACAAGATTGTTAGGAAATACTCATCCACAGCTTATGTCATATTTTGCCAAAGAATTGGCAATGCTGATCCATTGGAACTCTACCAGGCTAAATTAGGCGATGCAAATACAGTAATCGACTTGCATTACTACAATCTATTCGACACTTTTTTTGTCAACATGAGCTCTATAGATAACATTCAGTATATATACAAGAGTAGGGAAACACAGTTACAGGCTCTGAACGGCGCAAATGGACCGCTTGTTTTTATTG GGGAATGGGTGAATGAGTGGAATGTAAATGGATCTCAAACCGATTACCAAGATTTTGGACAAGCCCAGTTGGAGGTGTATAATGCTGCTTCATTCGGATGGGCTTACTGGACACTGAAGAATGACCGGAAGCACTGGGATTTCGAGTGGAACGTACGCAACAACTACCTCCAACTACAACTTG GTTGTTCGTCATGCAGGCGAAGTTGGAGTTATGCGATGTTTCTTGGATTGGCATGCAGCTTCTACTTCATTTATGGTGCGTAG
- the LOC131004017 gene encoding uncharacterized protein LOC131004017 isoform X2, with the protein MEIALCKWGFLFLLCLGLSFSVGFSVEGLHGNSRVRGVNLGGWLVIEGWIKPSLFDDIPNSDMLDGTEVQLKSVSGNKYVSADNGGGGAVVVDKDIPLAWETFRLWRVSESIFQFRTSGGQFLTCNGDGGNVTATAELPSDTETFYLERNNDNRIHIKLKTGMYLQASNTNQLTADYPGTPGWDDNAATFELIISANNLHGDYQFANGYGHEKAEEVYKRHRNNFITVEDFNFLYRHGINTVRIPVGWWIAYDPIPPPPFIGGSLQALDNAFSWALEYNIKCIIDLHAAPGSQNGMEHSSSRDGTTGWPTSSDYISQTLNVIDFIASRYAKHPSLLGIELLNEPSAASVPLETLASYYKQGHKIVRKYSSTAYVIFCQRIGNADPLELYQAKLGDANTVIDLHYYNLFDTFFVNMSSIDNIQYIYKSRETQLQALNGANGPLVFIDN; encoded by the exons ATGGAGATAGCTCTCTGCAAATGGGGTTTCTTGTTTCTTCTGTGTTTAGGCCTCTCATTTTCAGTTGGATTTTCAG TTGAGGGACTCCATGGTAATTCAAGAGTACGAGGAGTGAATTTAGGTGGATGGTTGGTGATTGAGGGTTGGATTAAACCTTCTCTGTTTGATGATATTCCCAACAGTGACATGCTt GATGGAACAGAGGTCCAACTGAAATCAGTGAGTGGGAACAAATACGTTTCCGCTGACAATGGCGGGGGAGGGGCCGTCGTGGTTGACAAAGATATTCCTCTTGCTTGGGAGACATTTCGG TTGTGGAGAGTTTCCGAGTCAATATTCCAATTCCGCACTTCTGGAGGCCAGTTTCTAACCTGCAATGGAGATGGGGGCAATGTTACTGCTACAGCAGAGTTACCATCTGATACAGAAACTTTTTACTTGGAAAGAAATAACGACAACCGAATTCACATCAAACTCAAGACTGGAATGTATTTGCAG GCTTCAAATACCAACCAGCTCACAGCGGACTATCCAGGGACACCAGGATGGGATGATAATGCTGCAACATTTGAATTGATAATTTCAGCAAATAATTTGCATGGAGACTACCAGTTTGCTAATGGCTATGGTCATGAAAAGGCAGAAGAAGTTTACAAG AGGCACAGGAACAATTTTATCACTGTAGAAGATTTCAATTTTCTCTATAGGCATGGAATCAATACTGTGAGAATACCAGTTGGCTGGTGGATAGCTTATGATCCCATTCCTCCACCTCCTTTTATAGGTGGAAGTTTGCAAGCACTCGACAATGCATTTTCGTGGGCACT AGAGTACAACATAAAGTGCATAATTGACCTTCATGCTGCACCAGGCTCCCAGAACGGGATGGAACACAGTTCTAGTAGAGATGGGACGACGGGCTGGCCAACATCATCTGATTATATCTCACAAACTCTAAATGTGATAGATTTTATTGCTTCGAG GTATGCGAAGCATCCTTCGTTGCTGGGGATTGAGCTATTAAATGAACCATCTGCCGCCTCAGTTCCACTCGAAACCCTAGCCTCATATTATAAACAAGGACACAAGATTGTTAGGAAATACTCATCCACAGCTTATGTCATATTTTGCCAAAGAATTGGCAATGCTGATCCATTGGAACTCTACCAGGCTAAATTAGGCGATGCAAATACAGTAATCGACTTGCATTACTACAATCTATTCGACACTTTTTTTGTCAACATGAGCTCTATAGATAACATTCAGTATATATACAAGAGTAGGGAAACACAGTTACAGGCTCTGAACGGCGCAAATGGACCGCTTGTTTTTATTG ATAATTGA